From Saccharothrix espanaensis DSM 44229, the proteins below share one genomic window:
- a CDS encoding TNT domain-containing protein: MTAPQLDVEDQNAILGSVTTLLVQRLPGDWEQLFVDFRVVGRYVEAQASGLTMFGGSFPWQLPDEALPFLLQLREGMARPDRGTWFSLKFHLVHPDTYSVEFNRDHEPDWTSPPPAAAYADELELHPREDVPAWLRAHLGGGAPAAHPPLIAAPLFDGVDAAGVPTHDRPRVHPQELDDLLAYLENAPVALAARSYGADAFKPDATPAVPVSFHTDGTWVWPGGVAYYLREHQIAPVPQLVQHIRDNGYEVPPVDPAAEAAATAVATGQVAGAPLPEYTPRVISDVDQRALDHLKARLDHYGVGEAEYGIVEPKPDALVLEPAPGPTGWQVQFWDANRGPHGRPRVYEHAVDAAKALLAQLLWRDDLDGTRSGGQVPVVQPVADIQPLADEPPLSLFRDREAVVVPPGTELDRFGAETGNLVYAAGTMYGNRSLPPDWLNRRYHVYRVQQPVPALKGVAVPWFGQVGGGTGYFLARSVRDLLADGSLVEVAEASTEPPTPMV, from the coding sequence ATGACCGCGCCGCAGTTGGACGTCGAGGACCAGAACGCGATCCTCGGCTCGGTCACCACGCTGCTCGTGCAGCGGCTGCCGGGCGACTGGGAGCAGCTGTTCGTGGACTTCCGGGTGGTCGGCCGGTACGTGGAGGCGCAGGCGTCCGGGCTGACCATGTTCGGCGGCTCGTTCCCGTGGCAGCTCCCGGACGAGGCGCTGCCGTTCCTCCTCCAGCTCCGCGAGGGCATGGCCCGCCCGGACCGGGGCACCTGGTTCTCGCTGAAGTTCCACCTGGTGCACCCGGACACCTACTCGGTGGAGTTCAACCGGGACCACGAGCCGGACTGGACGTCCCCGCCGCCGGCCGCGGCCTACGCCGACGAGCTGGAGCTGCACCCCCGGGAGGACGTGCCGGCCTGGCTGCGCGCCCACCTCGGTGGCGGCGCGCCCGCCGCGCACCCGCCGCTGATCGCCGCCCCGCTGTTCGACGGCGTGGACGCGGCGGGCGTGCCCACGCACGACCGGCCGCGCGTGCACCCGCAGGAGCTGGACGACCTGCTCGCGTACCTGGAGAACGCGCCGGTCGCGCTGGCCGCGCGGTCCTACGGCGCGGACGCGTTCAAGCCGGACGCGACGCCCGCCGTGCCGGTGTCGTTCCACACCGACGGCACCTGGGTGTGGCCCGGTGGCGTCGCCTACTACCTGCGCGAGCACCAGATCGCCCCGGTGCCGCAGCTCGTGCAGCACATCCGGGACAACGGCTACGAGGTGCCGCCGGTCGACCCGGCCGCCGAGGCCGCCGCCACGGCCGTGGCCACCGGCCAGGTCGCGGGCGCGCCGCTGCCGGAGTACACGCCGCGGGTGATCAGCGACGTGGACCAGCGCGCCCTCGACCACCTGAAGGCCCGGCTGGACCACTACGGCGTCGGCGAGGCCGAGTACGGGATCGTCGAGCCGAAGCCGGACGCCCTGGTGCTGGAGCCCGCGCCCGGCCCGACCGGCTGGCAGGTCCAGTTCTGGGACGCCAACCGCGGTCCGCACGGCCGGCCCCGGGTCTACGAGCACGCGGTGGACGCGGCGAAGGCGCTGCTCGCGCAACTGCTGTGGCGCGACGACCTGGACGGGACGCGGTCCGGCGGCCAGGTGCCGGTGGTGCAGCCGGTGGCCGACATCCAGCCGCTGGCCGACGAGCCGCCGCTGTCGCTGTTCCGCGACCGGGAGGCGGTGGTGGTGCCGCCGGGCACCGAGCTGGACCGGTTCGGCGCGGAGACCGGCAATCTCGTCTACGCCGCCGGGACCATGTACGGCAACCGCTCGCTGCCACCCGATTGGCTGAATCGTCGCTACCACGTGTATCGGGTGCAGCAGCCGGTGCCCGCGCTCAAGGGCGTGGCGGTGCCGTGGTTCGGCCAGGTCGGCGGCGGCACCGGCTACTTCCTGGCCCGCTCCGTGCGCGATCTGCTGGCGGATGGCAGCCTGGTGGAGGTGGCGGAGGCGAGCACCGAGCCGCCGACACCGATGGTCTAG
- a CDS encoding TNT domain-containing protein, protein MGIEIPSEVTWLFPIVVGQSWPEGDETALRRMADAYRTAAQGVKSVIDEANGAASTVMASQTGEAVGRFEEYWKKFADGDESYLPKLQKICEQLAESCDNTALEVEYTKLSIIASLIALAIEIAALVAAAFGTFGATTAGIPIAQQATRLIVQFTFRQLILAILKEVAISVGIDAAIQGVQMLSGNRENWDWGKTGEAAVSGAVSGLVGGVSGGMKFEGGGLAGQVAVGATRGAVEGAVSTVGTAAVMGQDISARDVLMGASAGAVSGGIGGAKDGITVEAPRVNVGGPGGPPDLGPVSSPPSLGNPAGTPGGTPAGTPGGTPGGSTSGGPTISRDGLNTPRGGDSTTASSVAAPPAPGPSVAAPPRIGGGEAPTPGGTSAPAGFSGAPATAPIARPGAGSLPTSPGTGGSAPSISNRLGAPTTGTPLAGSTPGGTSPGSTPRAPGAAGIPGATPHGTPFATPGATPGTTPGGTAGRAPGGLPGGVGVPGGSAFTPTTTPGGPTPGTSGLGTAPTPGGSTPGGPVPGGSTPGGSTPGGPVPGGSVPGGSVPGGSVPGGSVPGAGPVPGVTGGPVPGVAPTSGVAPMAPPAGGPAGGPAVGGPGASGPAPAGPGAGSAAGMGAPMAGGAGLAAPPAGGGGGGGGGRGPSAPTSSGFFSDPNSGGHDQTVPGTDAVSASSTTGMPVQPFHETGPAPQHTTPVMPEQRGPSAPPAGGIAAQPGGFGPQPGGFGPTGHQPGAGAPPHHPGAGTQPTRPDASTPAPRPPQGSAPTTPRADLGTAPRTDAPASRGPEAPASRGTEAPASRGTEAPASRGTESPTPTPDATPSPTPDATTPDGTTPDGTTPDTVGAPGDEHSPASSHEWPADTAPADPASAGGATPAADPFPHKGVWGNPAGVVPGFSHDGPYHSVHDSTGPTDREIGTYDQRAAAIIEPTYQPYGPHGSYQPFIDAHSHPDGSIAWPANQGADGPRVVVELPAGTVLDRFGSPNGDFLSPLRPDGQPYGFGERAILPDSMGKGYHVYVLDAPLTVELAQVAPAFDQPGGARQLQPVVDPALIDPATGQMSVQRLLDLGVMREVDVPPADGRVLAPDFGTFDRGGNVLRPDAATVADARAGAFDGYPSAEGPATHTPNPDLGPVAHNGPIPLGEVSQRVDQAIRNSQVTDSGVALHTEDRLRDLSGRIPATDGHALLDVHTDGDGVRIGDTHYTRPELVELITNHPDLANRPITFVGCDAGAGGENSLAAHVARETGQPVTAPDTLAWSDQHGNLYASSPTETGGPRIPPDGGWHAFEPDGTSTPVGDNGMPPGHEPKGDLATATDDQAHRGRQDVEPQVQTPWQEPETRHRETVRLAEDQSLFDGRELPRDTRIEVRNPNGEVRTVVHVDADGRVHVDAIAPNTRHGDNPEVRHPAPDAHYRVETGHRHDAFVANADGTRQTTEGTVRIGGQEVPVQRTAIIETPPPPANGRVVIGQDHPLAPGPGEAFTARTDLPPDTRLEVHDTDGAYRGTVQTDADGRPRWIAAPDFLGESRNPEVTHPVGGANYNIDRGPLHQEFTTDANGHPQNAVDGTAPAFRDQHSVGDLGQGEPFSRPGQVHDANTQYTVTDEHGQHRGRFITDDAGHVVFEETHSGQRSRVNNEIAHAPAGANITSDGFYGLGRAEQPARTWPAPGSGEVQLQQVRTRVDGEYQYSVQVVGGVPAHWTPAQVAAVTAPFGNATPFSARPDLPPNTRFTLDDHQKQGYGTFQTGDDGAVSHLHTFRPFSPDLNLPLPNATLTADNGMWRGRTNGDGETVATTGRPDISSGGAIRRDGAAQIEVGNHGEVDGNGRKLSDGGHHQGNELGFPAEAANQSSQQRDQNQGNGRPAFASAETWHRMERDRSKFIKAGGTVEIIDTFALRDPLQRHPHTYQTRWRVTLADGTTEIYVRSYPNEHNAALWPAEF, encoded by the coding sequence GTGGGCATCGAGATCCCGAGCGAGGTCACCTGGCTCTTCCCGATCGTGGTCGGGCAGAGCTGGCCGGAGGGTGACGAGACGGCGTTGCGGCGCATGGCCGACGCCTACCGCACGGCCGCACAGGGCGTGAAGTCGGTGATCGACGAGGCCAACGGGGCCGCGTCGACGGTGATGGCGAGCCAGACCGGCGAGGCCGTCGGGCGCTTCGAGGAGTACTGGAAGAAGTTCGCCGACGGCGACGAGTCCTACCTGCCGAAGCTGCAGAAGATCTGCGAGCAGCTGGCGGAGAGCTGCGACAACACCGCGCTCGAGGTCGAGTACACCAAGCTGTCGATCATCGCCTCGCTGATCGCGCTGGCCATCGAGATCGCCGCCCTGGTCGCCGCCGCGTTCGGCACGTTCGGCGCGACCACCGCAGGCATCCCGATCGCCCAGCAGGCGACCCGCCTGATCGTGCAGTTCACCTTCCGGCAGCTGATCCTGGCGATCCTCAAAGAGGTCGCGATCTCGGTCGGCATCGACGCGGCCATCCAGGGCGTCCAGATGCTCAGCGGCAACCGCGAGAACTGGGACTGGGGCAAGACCGGCGAGGCCGCCGTGTCCGGCGCGGTCTCAGGCCTGGTCGGCGGCGTGTCCGGCGGCATGAAGTTCGAGGGCGGCGGACTGGCCGGTCAGGTGGCGGTCGGCGCGACCCGGGGCGCGGTCGAGGGCGCGGTGTCCACGGTCGGCACCGCGGCCGTGATGGGCCAGGACATCAGCGCGCGTGACGTGCTGATGGGCGCGTCGGCGGGTGCGGTGTCGGGCGGTATCGGCGGCGCGAAGGACGGCATCACCGTCGAAGCGCCCCGGGTGAACGTGGGCGGTCCGGGTGGACCGCCCGACCTGGGCCCGGTCTCGTCGCCGCCGTCCCTCGGCAACCCGGCCGGCACCCCTGGCGGCACTCCCGCCGGCACTCCGGGCGGCACTCCGGGCGGCAGCACCTCCGGCGGCCCGACGATCAGCCGTGACGGCCTGAACACCCCGCGCGGCGGCGACTCGACTACGGCGTCCTCGGTGGCCGCGCCGCCCGCCCCCGGCCCGTCGGTGGCCGCACCGCCCCGGATCGGCGGCGGCGAAGCCCCGACGCCCGGCGGCACGTCCGCCCCGGCCGGCTTCTCCGGCGCACCGGCCACCGCCCCGATCGCCCGCCCCGGCGCGGGCTCCCTGCCGACGTCACCGGGAACCGGCGGCAGCGCCCCGTCGATCAGCAACCGCCTGGGCGCCCCCACGACCGGCACCCCCCTGGCCGGCAGCACCCCCGGCGGCACGTCCCCCGGCAGCACCCCCCGTGCACCCGGCGCCGCAGGCATCCCAGGCGCGACCCCGCACGGCACTCCCTTTGCCACTCCCGGCGCGACCCCCGGCACGACGCCGGGCGGCACGGCCGGACGCGCCCCGGGCGGCCTGCCTGGTGGCGTCGGCGTGCCCGGCGGCTCGGCCTTCACCCCCACCACCACACCCGGCGGTCCGACCCCCGGCACGTCGGGTCTCGGCACGGCTCCGACGCCCGGCGGCTCGACTCCGGGCGGTCCCGTTCCCGGTGGCTCGACCCCCGGTGGCTCGACCCCGGGCGGACCAGTTCCCGGCGGTTCCGTTCCCGGTGGGTCAGTTCCTGGTGGTTCGGTGCCCGGTGGTTCGGTGCCCGGGGCCGGTCCGGTTCCGGGGGTTACCGGTGGGCCGGTTCCGGGGGTGGCTCCGACCAGCGGGGTGGCTCCGATGGCTCCTCCCGCCGGTGGTCCGGCGGGCGGTCCGGCGGTCGGTGGGCCGGGTGCGTCCGGTCCGGCTCCGGCTGGGCCGGGTGCGGGGTCGGCGGCCGGGATGGGTGCGCCCATGGCCGGTGGTGCCGGGCTCGCGGCTCCTCCCGCAGGTGGCGGTGGCGGTGGTGGCGGTGGGCGTGGACCTTCCGCGCCGACGTCGTCCGGCTTCTTCTCCGACCCGAACTCCGGTGGTCACGACCAGACCGTGCCCGGGACGGACGCGGTCAGCGCCAGCTCGACGACCGGCATGCCGGTCCAGCCGTTCCACGAGACCGGCCCCGCGCCGCAGCACACCACCCCGGTCATGCCCGAGCAGCGCGGCCCGTCCGCCCCGCCCGCAGGCGGCATCGCGGCCCAACCCGGCGGTTTCGGCCCCCAACCGGGAGGTTTCGGCCCCACCGGTCACCAGCCAGGTGCGGGCGCACCCCCGCACCACCCCGGAGCAGGCACCCAGCCGACCCGCCCGGACGCCTCGACCCCCGCACCACGCCCCCCGCAGGGCTCCGCCCCGACCACCCCGCGCGCCGACCTCGGCACCGCCCCGCGCACCGACGCCCCCGCGTCCCGCGGCCCGGAAGCGCCTGCCTCGCGAGGCACGGAAGCGCCTGCCTCTCGCGGAACAGAAGCCCCCGCTTCCCGTGGCACCGAAAGCCCAACCCCGACTCCGGACGCCACCCCCAGCCCCACCCCGGACGCGACCACCCCGGACGGCACGACCCCCGACGGCACCACCCCGGACACGGTCGGTGCGCCCGGTGACGAGCACTCGCCCGCCTCCAGCCACGAGTGGCCCGCCGACACCGCACCCGCCGACCCGGCCTCGGCCGGCGGCGCGACCCCCGCCGCAGACCCGTTCCCGCACAAGGGGGTCTGGGGCAACCCGGCCGGTGTGGTGCCCGGGTTCTCGCACGACGGGCCGTACCACTCCGTCCACGACAGCACCGGCCCCACGGACCGCGAGATCGGCACCTACGACCAGCGCGCCGCCGCGATCATCGAGCCGACCTACCAGCCCTACGGTCCGCACGGCAGCTACCAGCCGTTCATCGACGCCCACTCGCACCCGGACGGCTCGATCGCGTGGCCCGCGAACCAGGGCGCGGACGGCCCGCGCGTGGTCGTGGAACTGCCCGCCGGCACGGTGCTGGACCGGTTCGGCAGCCCGAACGGCGACTTCCTGTCGCCGCTGCGCCCGGACGGTCAGCCGTACGGCTTCGGGGAGCGCGCGATCCTGCCCGACAGCATGGGCAAGGGCTACCACGTCTACGTCCTCGACGCCCCGCTCACCGTCGAGCTCGCGCAGGTCGCCCCGGCGTTCGACCAGCCGGGCGGGGCGCGCCAGCTCCAGCCGGTGGTGGACCCGGCGCTGATCGACCCGGCGACCGGCCAGATGAGCGTGCAGCGCCTGCTCGACCTGGGCGTGATGCGCGAGGTGGACGTCCCGCCGGCGGACGGCCGCGTGCTCGCCCCCGACTTCGGCACCTTCGACCGCGGCGGCAACGTCCTGCGCCCCGACGCGGCCACCGTCGCCGACGCCCGCGCCGGTGCGTTCGACGGCTACCCGTCCGCCGAGGGCCCGGCCACGCACACCCCGAACCCGGACCTCGGCCCGGTCGCGCACAACGGTCCGATCCCGCTCGGCGAGGTGTCCCAGCGGGTCGACCAGGCGATCCGCAACAGCCAGGTCACCGACTCGGGCGTTGCCCTGCACACCGAGGACCGGCTGCGCGACCTGTCCGGCCGGATCCCGGCCACGGACGGCCACGCGCTGCTCGACGTGCACACCGACGGCGACGGCGTCCGGATCGGCGACACCCACTACACCCGGCCCGAGCTGGTCGAGCTGATCACCAACCACCCGGACCTGGCGAACCGGCCGATCACGTTCGTCGGCTGCGACGCGGGCGCGGGCGGCGAGAACAGCCTCGCCGCGCACGTGGCCCGGGAGACCGGTCAGCCGGTCACCGCGCCGGACACCCTGGCGTGGTCCGACCAGCACGGCAACCTCTACGCGAGTTCGCCGACCGAGACCGGCGGCCCGCGGATCCCGCCGGACGGCGGCTGGCACGCGTTCGAGCCGGACGGCACGAGCACCCCGGTCGGCGACAACGGGATGCCGCCCGGTCACGAGCCGAAGGGCGACCTGGCCACCGCGACCGACGACCAGGCGCACCGCGGCCGGCAGGACGTCGAGCCGCAGGTGCAGACCCCGTGGCAGGAGCCGGAGACCCGGCACCGCGAGACCGTCCGGTTGGCCGAGGACCAGTCGCTGTTCGACGGCCGCGAGCTGCCCCGGGACACCCGGATCGAGGTGCGGAACCCGAACGGCGAGGTCCGCACGGTCGTGCACGTCGACGCGGACGGCAGGGTCCACGTCGACGCGATCGCGCCGAACACCCGGCACGGCGACAACCCGGAGGTCCGGCACCCCGCGCCGGACGCGCACTACCGGGTCGAGACCGGCCACCGCCACGACGCGTTCGTGGCCAACGCCGACGGCACCCGGCAGACCACCGAGGGCACGGTCCGGATCGGCGGCCAGGAGGTCCCGGTCCAGCGGACCGCGATCATCGAGACACCGCCGCCCCCGGCGAACGGCCGCGTGGTGATCGGCCAGGACCACCCGCTGGCCCCGGGGCCGGGGGAGGCGTTCACCGCCCGCACCGACCTGCCGCCGGACACCCGGCTGGAGGTCCACGACACGGACGGCGCCTACCGCGGCACGGTGCAGACCGACGCGGACGGCCGGCCGAGGTGGATCGCCGCGCCGGACTTCCTGGGCGAGTCCCGCAACCCCGAGGTGACCCACCCGGTCGGCGGGGCGAACTACAACATCGACCGCGGCCCGCTGCACCAGGAGTTCACCACCGACGCGAACGGCCACCCGCAGAACGCGGTGGACGGCACCGCACCGGCGTTCCGCGACCAGCACTCGGTGGGCGACCTGGGGCAGGGCGAGCCGTTCAGCCGGCCCGGCCAGGTGCACGACGCCAACACCCAGTACACGGTCACCGACGAGCACGGCCAGCACCGCGGCCGGTTCATCACCGACGACGCCGGGCACGTGGTGTTCGAGGAGACCCACTCGGGCCAGCGCAGCCGGGTGAACAACGAGATCGCGCACGCCCCGGCGGGCGCGAACATCACCTCCGACGGCTTCTACGGGCTCGGCCGCGCCGAGCAGCCCGCGCGGACCTGGCCCGCGCCGGGCAGCGGCGAGGTCCAGCTCCAGCAGGTGCGGACCAGGGTCGACGGCGAGTACCAGTACTCGGTGCAGGTCGTGGGCGGTGTCCCGGCGCACTGGACGCCCGCGCAGGTCGCCGCCGTCACCGCGCCGTTCGGCAACGCCACCCCGTTCTCGGCGCGCCCGGACCTGCCGCCGAACACCCGGTTCACCCTGGACGACCACCAGAAGCAGGGCTACGGCACGTTCCAGACCGGCGACGACGGCGCGGTGTCGCACCTGCACACCTTCCGGCCGTTCAGCCCGGACCTGAACCTGCCGCTGCCCAACGCCACGCTGACCGCCGACAACGGCATGTGGAGGGGCCGGACGAACGGCGACGGCGAGACGGTCGCCACCACCGGCCGGCCGGACATCTCCTCGGGCGGCGCGATCCGCCGCGACGGTGCCGCGCAGATCGAGGTCGGCAACCACGGTGAGGTCGACGGCAACGGCAGGAAGCTGTCCGACGGCGGCCACCACCAGGGCAACGAGCTGGGCTTCCCGGCCGAGGCGGCCAACCAGTCCAGCCAGCAGCGCGACCAGAACCAGGGCAACGGCCGGCCCGCGTTCGCCTCCGCGGAGACCTGGCACCGGATGGAGCGGGACCGGTCGAAGTTCATCAAGGCCGGCGGTACCGTCGAGATCATCGACACCTTCGCCCTGCGCGACCCGCTCCAGCGCCACCCGCACACGTACCAGACCCGGTGGCGTGTGACGCTCGCCGACGGCACGACCGAGATCTACGTCAGGAGCTACCCGAATGAGCACAACGCAGCCCTCTGGCCCGCCGAGTTCTGA
- a CDS encoding WXG100 family type VII secretion target, whose amino-acid sequence MSGGGFQVDLPGMRRGAAQFSGSGDALDGVFQQLDGALRAEGQCWGGDESGQAFAKSYVPNSTATLDAFKNLAKALQDIRTGVDQSADTYEGVDQGNATGISRTY is encoded by the coding sequence GTGAGCGGCGGCGGTTTCCAGGTCGACCTGCCCGGCATGCGCCGGGGCGCGGCCCAGTTCAGCGGGTCGGGCGACGCGCTCGACGGCGTGTTCCAGCAGCTCGACGGCGCGTTGCGGGCCGAGGGCCAGTGCTGGGGCGGCGACGAGTCGGGGCAGGCGTTCGCCAAGAGCTACGTGCCCAACTCGACCGCCACGCTCGACGCGTTCAAGAACCTCGCGAAGGCGTTGCAGGACATCCGCACGGGTGTCGACCAGTCGGCCGACACCTACGAGGGCGTCGACCAGGGCAACGCGACCGGGATCTCCCGGACCTACTGA
- a CDS encoding YbaB/EbfC family nucleoid-associated protein codes for MTDPTGRRAELEARNAAMRDQVDTLLAELKTKTAELRETQERVQAITASAVSKDGSVRASVDSTGAVTSLEFSANAFERTTPDKLARVATETILQAVAKSRTELNEVIAPAQRGGSVDLSELLPGVPSLTDLIPPPPAVPQPPSAQRRAPAPRPDDEDGDSFMDRSGW; via the coding sequence GTGACCGATCCCACCGGGCGGAGGGCTGAGCTGGAGGCCCGCAACGCCGCCATGCGCGACCAGGTCGACACCCTCCTGGCCGAGCTCAAGACCAAGACGGCCGAGCTGCGGGAGACCCAGGAGCGCGTCCAGGCGATCACCGCGTCGGCGGTGTCCAAGGACGGTTCGGTCCGCGCGTCGGTCGACTCCACCGGTGCGGTGACGTCCTTGGAGTTCTCCGCGAACGCCTTCGAGCGCACCACCCCGGACAAGCTCGCGCGCGTGGCCACCGAGACGATCCTCCAGGCCGTGGCCAAGTCCCGCACCGAGCTCAACGAGGTGATCGCGCCCGCCCAGCGGGGTGGCAGCGTCGACCTGTCGGAGCTGCTGCCCGGCGTGCCGTCGCTGACCGACCTCATCCCCCCGCCGCCCGCCGTGCCGCAGCCGCCGTCGGCCCAGCGCCGAGCGCCCGCGCCGCGACCCGACGACGAGGACGGCGACAGCTTCATGGACAGGAGTGGCTGGTGA
- a CDS encoding MFS transporter, with protein MLRPYRELAAIPGLPSLLLWSMVGRLHIPGTPLASSFLIAGWTGSYAAAGLVGGAFAVGLGIAGPVRGRAADRNPASRLLLVTAIGYGVASGVAGLLPTVLPPSWWPLSVVVAVLAGMSMPPVTQLSRASFPRLATGPARQAVFTVEASMQELMYVVGPALAAFAVAVADPRTALWLCGAMGVLGALGFRGALRRAGLDEPAARPERTGGRTLLADRSMLYALLTGLCVVASLVSVDMVVIAWARDRGSPALAGVLTAVWGVGSVLGGLVAGGWTGGFRLTRRLAVLALGVAALVPVLPPVLVPSSAWLIGAVLAVGGLAIAPAIAANNARVDDLAPDGRKAEAFGWMGAFSTAGSALVLPAVGWLLDHVGPAAAALASTGAALLAVALSSRVRVPAARDHAVG; from the coding sequence GTGCTCCGGCCCTACCGCGAACTCGCGGCCATTCCTGGACTGCCCTCGCTGCTGCTGTGGTCGATGGTCGGTCGGCTGCACATACCCGGCACGCCGCTCGCGTCGTCGTTCCTGATCGCCGGCTGGACCGGCTCGTACGCGGCGGCGGGGCTGGTCGGCGGGGCGTTCGCGGTCGGCCTGGGCATCGCCGGCCCGGTCCGCGGGCGGGCCGCGGACCGCAACCCGGCGAGCCGGTTGCTGCTGGTCACGGCCATCGGGTACGGGGTGGCGAGCGGGGTCGCGGGGCTGCTGCCGACGGTGCTGCCGCCGTCGTGGTGGCCGCTGTCGGTGGTCGTCGCGGTGCTGGCCGGGATGTCCATGCCGCCGGTCACCCAGCTGAGCCGGGCGAGCTTCCCGAGGCTGGCGACGGGGCCGGCGCGGCAGGCCGTGTTCACCGTCGAGGCGTCCATGCAGGAGTTGATGTACGTCGTCGGGCCGGCGCTGGCGGCGTTCGCGGTCGCCGTTGCGGACCCCCGAACCGCGCTGTGGCTGTGCGGCGCGATGGGGGTGCTCGGGGCGCTCGGGTTCCGGGGGGCGCTGCGCCGGGCCGGGCTGGACGAGCCGGCGGCGCGCCCGGAGCGGACCGGCGGGCGGACGCTGCTCGCGGACCGCTCGATGCTGTACGCGCTGCTCACCGGGCTGTGCGTGGTGGCGTCGCTGGTGTCGGTGGACATGGTGGTCATCGCCTGGGCGCGGGACCGGGGCAGCCCGGCGCTGGCCGGGGTGCTGACGGCGGTGTGGGGCGTCGGGTCGGTGCTGGGCGGGCTGGTCGCGGGCGGGTGGACCGGCGGGTTCCGGCTGACCCGGCGGCTGGCGGTGCTGGCGCTCGGGGTGGCGGCGCTGGTGCCGGTGCTGCCACCGGTCCTGGTGCCGTCGTCGGCGTGGCTGATCGGGGCGGTGCTGGCGGTCGGCGGGCTGGCCATCGCGCCCGCGATCGCCGCGAACAACGCCCGGGTCGACGACCTCGCGCCGGACGGGCGCAAGGCCGAGGCGTTCGGCTGGATGGGCGCGTTCAGCACGGCCGGGTCGGCGCTGGTGCTGCCCGCCGTCGGATGGCTGCTGGACCACGTCGGGCCCGCCGCGGCGGCCCTGGCGAGCACCGGGGCGGCGCTGCTGGCGGTCGCCTTGTCGAGCCGGGTGCGGGTGCCGGCGGCCCGGGACCACGCAGTTGGGTGA
- a CDS encoding DMT family transporter encodes MGDVRALGVLVAFIGGVFLAVQGRVNGQLGSAFGDGFVAALVSFAGGLVVLLAVVPTTRAGRAGLRRLRDVLRAGGIRWWQCVGGACGAFFVSTQGLTVPVLGVATFTVAVVAAQVVSSLLVDRAGVGPASVRPFTGPRVAGAALTVVAVGIAVSDEFGRPEALWPALLPALAGLGLGWQQAVNGQVREAARSTRVTTLVNFATGTVVLVAVCAVDVAVRGLPVTAPSGPWLYAGGVLGIVAIGSAVPAVRWSGVLLTGLGQVAGQLVGALAVDAVLPAGAALSAVTVVGTALALVAVGIAALPGRRRGRA; translated from the coding sequence TTGGGTGACGTCCGGGCGCTCGGAGTGCTCGTCGCGTTCATCGGCGGGGTGTTCCTGGCCGTGCAGGGCCGGGTGAACGGGCAACTCGGCTCGGCCTTCGGCGACGGGTTCGTGGCGGCGCTGGTGTCGTTCGCGGGCGGGTTGGTCGTGCTGCTCGCGGTGGTGCCCACGACCCGGGCCGGCCGGGCCGGGCTGCGCCGGCTGCGGGACGTGCTGCGCGCCGGCGGGATCCGCTGGTGGCAGTGCGTCGGCGGGGCGTGCGGGGCGTTCTTCGTGTCCACGCAGGGGCTCACCGTCCCGGTGCTGGGCGTCGCGACGTTCACCGTGGCCGTGGTGGCGGCCCAGGTGGTGAGCAGCCTGCTGGTGGACCGGGCGGGGGTGGGGCCGGCGAGCGTGCGGCCGTTCACCGGGCCGAGGGTCGCCGGGGCGGCGCTCACGGTGGTCGCGGTCGGGATCGCGGTGTCCGACGAGTTCGGCCGGCCGGAGGCGCTGTGGCCGGCGCTGCTGCCCGCGCTGGCCGGGCTCGGGCTGGGCTGGCAGCAGGCGGTCAACGGGCAGGTGCGGGAGGCCGCGCGCAGCACGCGGGTGACGACGCTGGTCAACTTCGCCACCGGGACGGTCGTGCTGGTGGCGGTGTGCGCGGTCGACGTCGCCGTGCGCGGGCTGCCGGTCACCGCGCCGAGCGGGCCGTGGCTGTACGCGGGTGGCGTGCTGGGGATCGTGGCCATCGGCTCGGCGGTGCCGGCGGTGCGCTGGAGCGGGGTGCTGCTGACCGGCCTGGGTCAGGTGGCCGGTCAGCTGGTCGGGGCGCTCGCGGTGGACGCGGTGCTGCCGGCGGGTGCGGCGCTGTCCGCGGTGACCGTCGTCGGCACGGCGTTGGCCCTGGTGGCGGTCGGCATCGCGGCGCTGCCCGGCCGGCGGCGCGGCCGGGCGTAG